From Cellulosimicrobium cellulans, the proteins below share one genomic window:
- a CDS encoding glycoside hydrolase family 32 protein, which produces MRTTSADVPRPRFHFTPRRHWMNDPNGLVHHRGLWHLYFQHNPEGSDWGNMSWGHATSPDLEHWTEHPVALPHRTGEQIFSGSVVAPRADDDVLTAYYTSAYDDGRQAQSRATSHDGGFTWETDTANPVLDRGTTAFRDPKVIRYDDGRTARWVMLTVEADDRQVLLYTSDDLVSWEHLSTFGPLGAAGVVWECPDLVRLPLDGDADDPRWVLLLSTNPVGDDPDPAGSSMHYVVGQFDGTVFLPDSPELHRLDHGRDYYAAVTFDDAPGGEAVTIGWMSNWRYAHVFPSTPWRGAMSLPRVLALRTVHGQPALVQAPPHFVRRQLEQAAPTPVAVGVRPTELSLTGHSLLELRWDPASTGSLSLRLRGDADAFVDLVHEPGSGRLRLVRGGPAAEAVHPDLPSTSTVALPGNRPAQVLLSLDGPLLEVFVNDGEATASNLVLLGAAGVTASLGTARPGTVHVTAVDVESATAPDALLPATATG; this is translated from the coding sequence GTGCGAACGACGAGCGCCGACGTGCCGCGGCCCCGCTTCCACTTCACCCCCCGGCGACACTGGATGAACGATCCGAACGGCCTGGTGCACCACCGGGGCCTGTGGCACCTGTACTTCCAGCACAACCCGGAAGGTTCCGACTGGGGCAACATGAGCTGGGGCCACGCCACCAGCCCGGACCTGGAGCACTGGACCGAGCACCCGGTCGCGCTCCCGCACCGGACCGGCGAGCAGATCTTCTCCGGCTCCGTCGTCGCCCCACGTGCTGACGACGACGTGCTCACCGCCTACTACACGAGCGCGTACGACGACGGGCGTCAGGCGCAGTCACGCGCGACCAGCCACGACGGCGGCTTCACCTGGGAGACCGACACCGCCAACCCGGTCCTCGACCGGGGCACCACAGCCTTCCGCGACCCCAAGGTGATCCGCTACGACGACGGTCGCACCGCTCGGTGGGTCATGCTCACCGTCGAGGCGGACGACCGCCAGGTCCTGCTCTACACGTCCGACGACCTGGTGTCCTGGGAGCACCTGAGCACCTTCGGTCCCCTGGGTGCGGCGGGTGTCGTGTGGGAGTGCCCCGACCTGGTCCGGCTGCCCCTGGACGGCGACGCCGACGATCCCCGGTGGGTCCTCCTGCTCAGCACCAACCCGGTCGGCGACGACCCCGACCCCGCGGGCTCGTCGATGCACTACGTCGTCGGGCAGTTCGACGGGACGGTGTTTCTCCCTGACTCGCCCGAGCTCCACCGGCTCGACCACGGCCGCGACTACTACGCGGCCGTCACGTTCGACGACGCCCCGGGCGGCGAGGCCGTGACGATCGGCTGGATGAGCAACTGGCGCTACGCGCACGTGTTCCCCTCGACGCCATGGCGTGGGGCGATGTCGCTTCCGCGCGTCCTGGCGCTGCGCACCGTGCACGGGCAGCCTGCTCTCGTCCAGGCGCCGCCGCACTTCGTCCGCCGGCAGCTGGAGCAGGCGGCGCCGACACCGGTCGCCGTGGGCGTCCGCCCCACCGAGCTCTCGCTCACCGGTCACTCCCTGCTCGAGCTGCGCTGGGATCCGGCCTCCACCGGCTCGCTCTCGCTCCGGCTGCGCGGGGACGCGGACGCCTTCGTGGACCTCGTGCACGAACCCGGCAGCGGGAGGCTTCGCCTGGTTCGCGGGGGCCCCGCAGCCGAGGCGGTGCACCCCGACCTCCCGTCGACCAGCACCGTCGCGCTGCCGGGGAACCGCCCTGCACAGGTGCTCCTCAGCCTTGACGGCCCCCTCCTGGAGGTATTCGTCAACGACGGCGAGGCGACTGCGTCGAACCTGGTCCTCCTCGGCGCCGCGGGTGTCACCGCGAGCCTCGGGACGGCACGACCAGGAACCGTGCACGTCACCGCGGTCGACGTCGAGTCGGCGACCGCCCCCGACGCTCTGCTGCCGGCCACCGCGACCGGCTGA
- a CDS encoding carbohydrate ABC transporter permease codes for MLPRRSRTAVLVFLVPPLVLYGVAVLLPIVQSLFLSLFRWDGISAMDFVGLDNYTKMFTRDDVFWTAFGNALGYLAICLVLQLGGALAVAGLLTALPRARELVKTLYLLPAVISTVAIAFLFQRIYSLEPVGLLNQILGWVGLESLQTAWLSNVDTVLAAVSVPEGWRFTGLYMLIVYAALIAVPRELEEAARLDGASWWQVFWRIRFPYIRPVWITTTIMATTFALRGFDIPYLLTNGGPGQASELLTTYMYKTAFVHTDYGYASAISVFIVVECLVAVGLIFLLLRRRDDS; via the coding sequence CTGGTGCCACCGCTGGTCCTGTACGGCGTGGCGGTGCTGCTGCCGATCGTGCAGTCCCTGTTCCTGAGCCTGTTCCGGTGGGACGGGATCAGCGCCATGGACTTCGTCGGCCTCGACAACTACACCAAGATGTTCACCCGCGACGACGTCTTCTGGACCGCGTTCGGCAACGCCCTCGGCTACCTCGCGATCTGCCTCGTGCTCCAGCTCGGCGGCGCGCTGGCCGTCGCGGGACTGCTGACGGCGCTCCCCCGCGCGCGCGAGCTCGTCAAGACCCTCTACCTGCTGCCGGCCGTCATCTCGACCGTCGCGATCGCGTTCCTGTTCCAGCGCATCTACTCGCTCGAGCCCGTCGGCCTGCTCAACCAGATCCTGGGATGGGTCGGGCTGGAGAGCCTGCAGACCGCGTGGCTGTCGAACGTGGACACGGTGCTCGCCGCGGTGTCCGTGCCCGAGGGCTGGCGGTTCACGGGCCTGTACATGCTCATCGTCTACGCGGCGCTCATCGCCGTGCCCCGCGAGCTCGAGGAGGCGGCACGCCTCGACGGCGCATCGTGGTGGCAGGTGTTCTGGCGCATCCGCTTCCCCTACATCCGGCCGGTGTGGATCACGACGACGATCATGGCGACGACCTTCGCCCTGCGGGGGTTCGACATCCCGTACCTGCTCACCAACGGCGGTCCCGGCCAGGCCTCCGAGCTGCTGACCACCTACATGTACAAGACCGCGTTCGTGCACACGGACTACGGCTACGCCAGCGCGATCTCCGTGTTCATCGTGGTCGAGTGCCTCGTCGCCGTCGGCCTCATCTTCCTCCTGCTCCGTCGAAGGGACGACTCGTGA
- a CDS encoding LacI family DNA-binding transcriptional regulator, producing the protein MSTAGNSKHGATVTMRDVAKLAGVSVATVSHVVNDKPGARIGKDARRRVHEAVEQLGYRPNALAKTLSRGTSPFIGLVADEIATTPFAGQIIHGAQDEAWKHGYVLLVANTDGNVAAENDAIAMMLEHQVRGILYSTWYHREIVVPESLHQTDTILVDCFADGSGLPAVVPDEEQGGRTATEELLTAGHHRIAFLNTTTPSPAQSGRLAGYRAALEAAGVDFDPALVLSVAPEQEGGYAATAHVVESGATAVFCHNDRVAMGVYDGLRERGLRIPDDVAVMGFDNQDVIAAHLRPTLSTVALPHYELGAAGVRTLLGVDPAPDDQPRLVACPPVRRHSV; encoded by the coding sequence ATGAGCACGGCAGGCAACAGCAAGCACGGGGCGACAGTCACCATGCGTGACGTCGCCAAGCTCGCGGGCGTCTCGGTCGCCACGGTCTCGCACGTCGTGAACGACAAGCCCGGTGCGCGCATCGGCAAGGACGCCCGGCGACGGGTGCACGAGGCCGTCGAGCAGCTCGGCTACCGCCCCAACGCCCTGGCGAAGACCCTCTCCCGTGGCACCTCCCCCTTCATCGGCCTCGTCGCCGACGAGATCGCCACCACCCCGTTCGCCGGTCAGATCATCCACGGTGCGCAGGACGAGGCGTGGAAGCACGGCTACGTGCTGCTCGTCGCCAACACCGACGGGAACGTGGCGGCCGAGAACGACGCCATCGCGATGATGCTCGAGCACCAGGTGCGGGGAATCCTCTACTCCACCTGGTACCACCGCGAGATCGTCGTCCCCGAGTCGCTGCACCAGACCGACACGATCCTCGTCGACTGCTTCGCCGACGGCAGCGGGCTGCCCGCCGTGGTCCCCGACGAGGAGCAGGGCGGGCGGACCGCCACCGAGGAGCTCCTCACCGCCGGGCACCACCGCATCGCCTTCCTCAACACCACCACGCCGTCCCCCGCCCAGTCGGGTCGTCTGGCCGGGTACCGCGCCGCGCTCGAGGCGGCCGGCGTCGACTTCGACCCCGCGCTCGTCCTGTCCGTGGCGCCCGAGCAGGAGGGCGGCTATGCCGCGACGGCGCACGTCGTCGAGTCCGGAGCGACCGCCGTGTTCTGCCACAACGACCGCGTGGCGATGGGTGTCTACGACGGCCTGCGCGAGCGCGGGCTGCGCATCCCCGACGACGTCGCCGTCATGGGATTCGACAACCAGGACGTCATCGCCGCTCACCTGCGCCCGACCCTGTCCACGGTCGCGCTGCCGCACTACGAGCTCGGCGCAGCGGGCGTGCGGACGCTCCTCGGCGTCGACCCGGCACCGGACGACCAGCCCCGTCTCGTCGCCTGCCCGCCGGTCCGCCGGCACTCGGTCTGA
- a CDS encoding MHYT domain-containing protein: protein MSRSRVDAPWHVRSAWLWLGAAAIGGTGIWVMHFVAMLGFTVTGMPIHYDVPLTIVSALVAVVVVSVGLHLVMMFGYRPLLLVVGGSVAGLGVAGMHYMGMAAMRMHGTVHYSAVSVVLAVLIAVAAATAALWLCVHARGGLSMTVSALVMGVAVAGMHYTGMWGVSVTGQPGAPDGGVPMLDLLGALLVGGGGSVVLLMFVVVGSRTESERQRHEAFRDRMARETVPVRR, encoded by the coding sequence GTGTCCCGGTCCCGTGTCGACGCGCCGTGGCACGTGCGCTCGGCGTGGCTGTGGCTGGGGGCCGCGGCCATCGGAGGTACGGGCATCTGGGTGATGCACTTCGTGGCGATGCTCGGGTTCACGGTCACCGGCATGCCGATCCACTACGACGTGCCGCTGACGATCGTCTCCGCACTGGTCGCCGTGGTGGTCGTGTCGGTCGGCCTGCACCTGGTGATGATGTTCGGCTACCGTCCCCTGCTGCTGGTCGTGGGAGGCTCCGTGGCCGGGCTCGGCGTCGCCGGGATGCACTACATGGGCATGGCGGCGATGCGCATGCACGGCACCGTGCACTACAGCGCGGTCTCCGTCGTCCTCGCGGTGCTCATCGCGGTCGCCGCCGCGACGGCGGCGCTCTGGCTCTGCGTGCACGCACGGGGCGGGCTGTCCATGACGGTGTCGGCCCTCGTCATGGGGGTCGCGGTCGCCGGGATGCACTACACCGGCATGTGGGGCGTCTCGGTGACCGGTCAGCCGGGCGCACCGGACGGCGGCGTACCGATGCTGGACCTGCTCGGTGCCCTCCTCGTCGGGGGCGGCGGCTCCGTCGTGCTCCTGATGTTCGTCGTGGTCGGCTCCCGGACGGAGAGCGAGCGGCAGCGGCACGAAGCCTTCCGGGACCGCATGGCGCGGGAGACCGTCCCGGTCCGCCGGTAG
- a CDS encoding hemerythrin domain-containing protein, with amino-acid sequence MTSRLPPPGPLPAGQHAGCDTSGMFLVHRIFRWLYRELPVLVREVAPGDTARSAVVGRYAHLDFFALHMHHETEDMVLWDRLEARAPACALHVGQMRAQHAEVAVHLARIEPQLAPWVATADHGLRDAFAADLEALRDLLSAHLGQEEGDILPVAGEVMSQQEWDFMEEHTRATLMAHRKELGKDVMALQLGLLVASVPEAEREDWFRANVPAPVRVLYLLLLRRRYDNAMRELYPDRPVPAMV; translated from the coding sequence ATGACCAGCAGGCTGCCTCCCCCCGGACCGCTGCCCGCGGGCCAGCACGCCGGGTGCGACACGTCGGGCATGTTCCTCGTCCACCGGATCTTCCGCTGGCTCTACCGCGAGCTTCCCGTGCTGGTGCGCGAGGTCGCGCCGGGGGACACCGCGCGCTCCGCCGTCGTCGGGCGCTACGCCCACCTCGACTTCTTCGCGCTGCACATGCACCACGAGACCGAGGACATGGTGCTCTGGGACAGGCTGGAGGCCCGCGCACCCGCCTGCGCGCTGCACGTCGGGCAGATGCGGGCGCAGCACGCCGAGGTCGCGGTGCACCTCGCGCGGATCGAGCCACAGCTCGCACCGTGGGTGGCCACCGCCGACCACGGGCTCCGCGACGCCTTCGCCGCCGACCTCGAGGCGCTGCGGGACCTGCTGTCCGCGCACCTCGGGCAGGAGGAGGGCGACATCCTTCCCGTCGCAGGCGAGGTGATGTCGCAGCAGGAGTGGGACTTCATGGAGGAGCACACGCGCGCGACGCTGATGGCGCACCGCAAGGAGCTCGGCAAGGACGTCATGGCGCTGCAGCTCGGGCTGCTGGTCGCGAGCGTCCCCGAGGCCGAACGGGAGGACTGGTTCCGGGCGAACGTGCCGGCCCCGGTCCGGGTGCTGTACCTCCTCCTCCTGAGGCGCCGGTACGACAACGCGATGCGGGAGCTCTACCCGGACCGTCCCGTGCCCGCGATGGTCTGA
- a CDS encoding SRPBCC family protein, whose amino-acid sequence MTLDVHLDHPPSRVFPYFADPGRWPEFAPAVVSRSPVDDGPLRVGSRWAAVDRVGPFRVRFTDVLEVVEPDRRVVWHSTAPWNSRVEYVTTPDGGGTRVRADYHGDVAAGLRLVALLPTAVLARILLRDFTGLRRVLETEDRARARRP is encoded by the coding sequence GTGACGCTCGACGTCCACCTCGACCACCCGCCGTCGCGCGTCTTCCCCTACTTCGCCGACCCGGGTCGGTGGCCGGAGTTCGCGCCCGCGGTCGTCTCCCGCAGCCCGGTCGACGACGGGCCGCTGCGGGTCGGGAGTCGTTGGGCCGCCGTCGACCGCGTGGGTCCCTTCCGGGTGCGGTTCACCGACGTGCTCGAGGTCGTCGAGCCCGACCGGCGGGTCGTGTGGCACTCCACGGCGCCCTGGAACTCTCGCGTCGAGTACGTCACCACGCCGGACGGTGGCGGCACGCGTGTCCGCGCCGACTACCACGGTGACGTCGCCGCCGGGCTCCGGCTGGTGGCCCTTCTCCCGACGGCCGTCCTCGCGCGGATCCTCCTGCGCGACTTCACGGGCCTACGCCGGGTCCTCGAGACGGAGGACCGGGCGCGCGCGCGTCGGCCGTGA
- a CDS encoding VOC family protein — protein MGESTSERGRISAAEFHRAPGVSDWRVTGTGPQAVFTATSLARAAALVPAVVEAAERAGILPDVDVRPEGVVVRVPYRDPDGIPATAPDFAASVSRTAAELSLTPDPTRAQSVGLYVAQHSQADVRPFFTAVLGYEELGDTDAVDPLRCGPQLAFNPISGDSPGRGRTHLDVFVPADQAWARVDAALAAGGRLADDSHAPAWWSLASPDNHGVDVASWTDTDG, from the coding sequence ATGGGCGAGTCGACGAGCGAGCGCGGACGGATCTCCGCGGCCGAGTTCCACCGAGCACCGGGCGTGTCCGACTGGCGCGTCACCGGGACGGGACCGCAGGCGGTCTTCACGGCGACGTCCCTCGCGCGTGCCGCGGCCTTGGTCCCGGCGGTCGTCGAGGCCGCGGAGCGCGCCGGGATCCTGCCCGACGTCGACGTGCGTCCCGAGGGAGTCGTCGTCCGGGTCCCGTACCGCGACCCGGACGGCATCCCCGCGACGGCTCCGGACTTCGCGGCGAGCGTGTCGCGCACGGCGGCCGAGCTGTCGCTGACGCCCGACCCGACGCGTGCGCAGTCGGTCGGTCTCTACGTCGCGCAGCACTCCCAGGCGGACGTGCGGCCGTTCTTCACGGCCGTGCTGGGCTACGAGGAGCTCGGCGACACGGACGCCGTCGACCCGCTGCGGTGCGGCCCGCAGCTCGCCTTCAACCCGATCTCCGGCGACTCCCCGGGACGCGGACGGACCCATCTCGACGTCTTCGTGCCGGCCGACCAGGCATGGGCGCGCGTGGACGCCGCGCTCGCCGCCGGCGGGCGGCTGGCCGACGACTCGCACGCCCCGGCGTGGTGGTCGCTCGCGTCGCCCGACAACCACGGCGTCGACGTCGCGTCCTGGACCGACACGGACGGCTGA
- a CDS encoding carbohydrate ABC transporter permease: protein MTTPLLARSTPDASHPARPPARARSSRSSRLRVQRTLLTVTIVAIVVVQVYPLAWLFLTSFRTAADFAGGNPFAIPGELTLDNYSRAFATGNLWLNIVNSFVVTLGASALIVVAGMMGAFALQVLGFRFSGLVRALFLLGIIVPVQIALVPLFVDYAQVGLLDTYASMIIPLAAFSLPMAIYLFSSFYEYIPREMYEAASLDGAGPYRIFARITTPLSVNTIITVVLVNSIFIWNDFIFANTFVLSDGLKTIPLGLQNYIGAMGNTDWTATFAAVCVTVTPLLLVFLVLNKAMINGLESGATKG, encoded by the coding sequence GTGACCACGCCCCTCCTGGCCCGGTCCACACCGGACGCCTCGCACCCCGCGCGACCACCGGCCCGCGCACGCTCGTCGCGCTCGTCCCGGCTCCGCGTCCAGCGCACGCTGCTGACCGTCACGATCGTCGCGATCGTCGTCGTCCAGGTCTATCCCCTCGCCTGGCTGTTTCTCACAAGCTTTCGCACGGCTGCCGACTTCGCCGGCGGCAACCCGTTCGCCATCCCCGGCGAGCTGACGCTCGACAACTACTCGCGGGCGTTCGCGACCGGCAACCTGTGGTTGAACATCGTCAACAGCTTCGTCGTGACGCTCGGTGCGAGCGCGCTCATCGTCGTCGCCGGGATGATGGGGGCCTTCGCGCTGCAGGTGCTCGGCTTCCGGTTCAGCGGGCTCGTGCGCGCCCTGTTCCTGCTGGGCATCATCGTGCCCGTGCAGATCGCGCTCGTCCCGCTCTTCGTGGACTACGCGCAGGTCGGGCTGCTCGACACGTACGCCTCGATGATCATCCCGCTCGCGGCGTTCTCGCTGCCGATGGCGATCTACCTGTTCTCGTCCTTCTACGAGTACATCCCGCGTGAGATGTACGAGGCGGCGTCGCTCGACGGCGCGGGCCCGTACCGGATCTTTGCCCGTATCACGACCCCGCTGTCGGTGAACACGATCATCACGGTGGTCCTCGTGAACAGCATCTTCATCTGGAACGACTTCATCTTCGCCAACACGTTCGTCCTGTCCGACGGGCTCAAGACCATCCCGCTCGGCCTGCAGAACTACATCGGCGCGATGGGGAACACCGACTGGACGGCGACCTTTGCGGCGGTGTGTGTCACCGTGACCCCGTTGCTGCTGGTATTCCTCGTCCTGAACAAGGCGATGATCAACGGACTCGAGAGCGGGGCGACCAAGGGATGA